The following proteins come from a genomic window of Synergistaceae bacterium:
- a CDS encoding AEC family transporter, which translates to MNLDFFVVMSNLVSLFVIIAVGYLAVKSGVLKLEASAVFSAFLLKITLPCTIFISLVQKDYDPSFIHDSMIIIAAGMVAYPAMLYVSRILAGPLGVPEGSRGVWAFTCAYNNCGFMGFPIALALLGAEGLALSVMLNITFNLTAYTIGAIEISRDNPSHEGGKMDIKGILFSGINVALVLSLIFYFGQIKLPEMIAAPINYISNITTPLSMVIIGMALARSHGLEVLTDKYAWLSAAMRLLVYPVIICLLLRVIPLGSNPMVGAVFILIMAMPAASVTPVLCEMYNGNMAFAAKIMFIQNVMCIVTIPLVCMLIG; encoded by the coding sequence ATGAACTTGGACTTTTTTGTAGTGATGTCGAACCTCGTCAGCTTGTTCGTCATTATTGCTGTCGGTTATCTTGCTGTTAAGTCAGGAGTCTTGAAGCTCGAAGCATCAGCTGTGTTCTCGGCCTTCCTCCTGAAAATCACTCTGCCGTGCACTATCTTCATCTCTCTTGTGCAGAAGGACTATGACCCGTCGTTCATTCACGACAGCATGATAATCATCGCCGCCGGAATGGTCGCTTATCCCGCTATGCTCTACGTCTCGCGCATCTTGGCCGGGCCGCTCGGAGTTCCTGAGGGCTCGCGTGGAGTGTGGGCGTTCACCTGCGCGTACAACAACTGCGGGTTCATGGGCTTCCCGATTGCGCTGGCACTTCTCGGTGCGGAAGGCCTTGCGTTGTCGGTCATGCTCAACATCACGTTCAACCTCACAGCCTACACTATCGGAGCAATAGAGATAAGCCGCGACAATCCTTCCCATGAGGGCGGGAAGATGGACATCAAGGGAATACTCTTCAGCGGGATAAATGTTGCTCTTGTGCTGAGCCTGATATTCTACTTCGGACAGATAAAGCTGCCTGAGATGATTGCCGCGCCGATAAACTACATCTCGAACATCACGACTCCTCTCTCGATGGTAATTATAGGTATGGCACTTGCCCGCAGTCATGGGCTCGAAGTGCTCACGGACAAATACGCGTGGCTGTCTGCGGCGATGCGGCTTCTGGTGTACCCGGTGATAATCTGCCTTCTGCTGAGGGTGATTCCGCTGGGGAGCAATCCGATGGTAGGGGCGGTCTTCATCCTCATCATGGCAATGCCTGCCGCGAGCGTTACGCCTGTGCTGTGCGAGATGTACAACGGCAACATGGCATTCGCGGCTAAAATCATGTTCATTCAGAACGTCATGTGCATAGTTACGATACCTTTGGTGTGTATGCTTATAGGTTAA
- a CDS encoding polyphenol oxidase family protein gives MRILTPDFLEASFFMKEEPLDGIDDLPRVSPHQVHGSEILRVNDDNFAGLCLPERPNADGILLTTTKASASLRFADCAPVMLWGKEWVMILHSGYKGTALNISGRGLELAGGEALGAWVGPCIGREHYCRDIDDEWTQKGLHSFHPENLEERDGKIFFDLAGEIHAQLLEGGVREENITLSGIDTFTDDRCCSYRRGNINDRMTLCVKLIDNAMNTRL, from the coding sequence ATGAGGATACTTACCCCTGACTTTCTTGAGGCCTCGTTCTTCATGAAGGAAGAACCCCTCGACGGTATTGATGACCTCCCGCGCGTTTCCCCGCATCAGGTTCACGGCTCGGAGATACTCCGCGTGAATGATGACAACTTCGCGGGACTGTGCCTCCCGGAACGCCCGAACGCTGACGGCATCCTCCTCACGACGACGAAGGCTTCTGCTTCGCTGAGGTTCGCTGACTGCGCGCCGGTTATGCTCTGGGGCAAGGAATGGGTGATGATTCTGCACTCCGGCTACAAGGGCACTGCGCTGAACATCTCGGGCAGAGGCTTGGAGCTTGCGGGCGGAGAGGCGTTAGGTGCGTGGGTTGGGCCGTGCATCGGCAGGGAACACTACTGCAGGGACATTGACGACGAATGGACACAGAAGGGACTGCACAGCTTCCACCCGGAGAACCTCGAGGAACGGGACGGAAAGATATTCTTTGACTTGGCCGGAGAGATTCACGCACAGCTTCTTGAAGGAGGGGTGAGGGAGGAGAATATCACCTTGTCTGGCATCGACACATTTACGGATGACAGGTGCTGTTCCTACAGGCGCGGTAACATTAATGACAGAATGACCCTCTGCGTGAAACTAATTGACAATGCGATGAACACGCGGTTATAA
- a CDS encoding acetate kinase encodes MKILVINCGSSSLKYQLFDMEDESVSAKGLVDRIGIDGSNLVHRKTGADPFKVETPIKDHKVAMQLVLEALLDKDHGVLKSLDEIGAAGHRIVSGGDLYKESVLVDDKVMDGLRQCIPLAPLHNPGHIMGIEAIQHALPKLPNVVVFDTAFHQTMPDYAYMYGLPWEFYETHRVRRYGAHGTSHHFVALRTAEILGKPIESLKMITCHLGNGSSITAVKHGKCIDTSMGLTPLAGVLMGTRTGDMDPACVPFVQNITKYTADEMNNFMNKKSGLLGISGVSSDLRDVEAAAEQGNDRARLAIDMLEYGIAKYIGAYTVAMGGLDVIVFTAGIGENSASTREAVCKKLEFMGVKVDPAKNNIRGKEAIVSTDDSKVLVMVVPTNEELMIARETKRIAVA; translated from the coding sequence ATGAAAATTCTCGTAATCAACTGCGGCAGTTCCTCCCTCAAGTATCAGTTATTCGACATGGAAGACGAGTCAGTCTCCGCAAAGGGTCTCGTTGACCGCATAGGCATCGACGGCTCAAACCTCGTCCACCGCAAGACCGGCGCAGACCCCTTCAAGGTCGAGACACCCATCAAGGATCACAAAGTCGCCATGCAGTTAGTGCTTGAAGCACTGCTCGACAAGGATCACGGAGTCCTGAAGTCCCTCGACGAGATCGGAGCGGCAGGACACCGCATAGTCTCCGGCGGCGACCTCTACAAGGAGTCAGTCCTCGTTGACGACAAGGTCATGGATGGCCTCCGTCAGTGCATTCCTCTTGCTCCCCTGCACAATCCCGGCCACATCATGGGCATCGAGGCAATACAGCACGCGCTCCCGAAGCTCCCGAACGTCGTAGTGTTCGACACAGCATTTCACCAGACGATGCCGGATTACGCGTACATGTACGGCCTTCCTTGGGAGTTCTACGAGACCCACAGGGTACGCCGCTACGGTGCGCACGGAACAAGCCATCACTTCGTGGCTCTGAGGACTGCGGAGATTCTCGGCAAGCCCATAGAGTCCCTCAAGATGATTACCTGCCATCTCGGCAACGGAAGCTCAATCACCGCCGTAAAGCACGGAAAGTGTATTGACACGTCGATGGGTCTTACGCCTCTTGCGGGTGTCCTCATGGGGACGCGTACCGGCGACATGGATCCTGCGTGCGTACCGTTCGTGCAGAACATCACCAAGTACACCGCCGACGAGATGAACAACTTCATGAACAAAAAGAGCGGACTTCTCGGGATTTCCGGCGTGAGCAGCGACCTTAGGGATGTTGAGGCGGCCGCAGAGCAGGGCAATGACCGCGCACGTCTGGCCATCGACATGCTCGAGTACGGAATTGCGAAGTACATCGGAGCTTACACCGTCGCAATGGGCGGGCTTGATGTTATCGTCTTCACGGCGGGCATCGGCGAGAACAGCGCGTCAACACGCGAGGCAGTCTGCAAGAAGCTCGAGTTCATGGGCGTGAAGGTTGACCCCGCAAAGAACAACATTCGCGGCAAAGAAGCCATCGTCAGCACGGACGACTCAAAAGTTCTCGTTATGGTTGTCCCGACGAACGAAGAGCTTATGATTGCGCGCGAGACAAAGAGGATAGCTGTTGCCTAG
- a CDS encoding DUF177 domain-containing protein, with product MPSIFRDGQKALITLPPRNDTETEISASWDFKGGSLKFEGQEFVFPEGFHAEVRAEWIETEALLLAGLSVNAVVEAECARCLKPVSLEISGELMYLYCSHDPEAIDDDEYMPVEVKHFGRVLDVMPQIQESIYTLIPTKVLCRSDCKGLCPNCGADLNEGECSCGKEDIDPRLWALRNFTTED from the coding sequence TTGCCTAGCATATTTCGCGACGGACAGAAAGCCTTAATCACTCTTCCCCCGCGAAACGACACCGAGACGGAAATTTCCGCTTCATGGGACTTCAAGGGGGGAAGCCTTAAATTCGAGGGACAGGAGTTCGTCTTTCCAGAGGGCTTTCACGCTGAGGTAAGAGCAGAGTGGATCGAGACTGAAGCCCTGCTCTTGGCCGGACTGAGCGTGAATGCAGTGGTTGAGGCGGAGTGTGCCCGGTGTCTCAAGCCCGTAAGTCTTGAAATATCGGGGGAATTAATGTATCTTTATTGTTCGCATGATCCCGAAGCAATTGATGATGACGAGTATATGCCCGTAGAAGTTAAACATTTCGGGCGCGTTCTCGACGTTATGCCGCAGATACAGGAGAGCATCTACACACTGATTCCGACGAAGGTATTGTGCCGTTCTGACTGCAAGGGGTTGTGTCCCAACTGCGGTGCTGACCTCAATGAAGGGGAATGTTCGTGCGGCAAGGAAGACATTGACCCGAGACTTTGGGCACTGCGTAATTTTACTACGGAGGATTAA
- the rpmF gene encoding 50S ribosomal protein L32: MATPKRKVSHARTSQRKAHWLGALSAPETMTCPHCGEVTLVHHACPSCGYYRDRQVVKVKADEAAS, translated from the coding sequence ATGGCAACACCGAAGAGAAAAGTATCTCACGCCAGAACTTCACAGAGGAAAGCACACTGGCTCGGAGCACTGAGCGCACCAGAGACGATGACGTGCCCCCACTGCGGAGAAGTAACGCTTGTGCACCACGCGTGCCCCAGCTGCGGGTATTACCGCGACAGGCAGGTAGTGAAGGTAAAAGCCGACGAAGCCGCAAGCTGA